catggtggaagcacccagccagtagagttaatacactctatagaggtaacccattcgcggttccctggctggataaggaagggccgactaagcatctcagctcttgtaactaccttagcagtagctactaagcccattgcaaagccagtttcatcaaagttgtagatatcttccagtgtaatcccatgctgcattattgtgatctggacacgattaaaccattccaggataatctttgggtcttcacatttagcacgctggtggttatagcgcctagagaatcgggttttgatctcatcatgctgattaatgaagttatatacccatttctctccaacagtctgggtaggagttgaaccacgctgcgcaagcaggatattcgccatttctcgtacatgggacggtcggggagccgctccacgttgatccatagatagaatccatctaataagtgaatcctcttcattctgagtcattttatggccatttgcgcgtaattcagctcgaaaagtatgcccctttaggcgccgctggagggtagtataaggcacattatagacacgcgcagcttcacgaatattgagaatttccttatttttcaaagctgatactacaagtaggacccttccctcctgctcaactgaattttttgagtttatacgcgcttttggtggcatagtggctggctgagcactgcagcttttgaaatagaagtcaaaacacgtttggtgatccgctcggttgcgtgatccgctcgcttaccgattacgttaatGGCTGCCATGGTTTCATGTTACTGTCACCAATTGCCATACGATTTGAAACCCCACCGGGAGCGGAgctacctacggagtacactcTAGGGTAGTTATGAGACAGATTGAAGTACTGAACTGGATTTGGATTGCCTGGAGCTCCCGCATGCTATGGGAGCTAGTTTCATACATAGGGAGAACATGATCAAGGATTGAGTTTCTACTATTAGTGGGCTACTTGAGAGACTAGACAAATTCCTTGCCTCGATCTTATCGTAAGAGAAACGAGCCGGGAGGTGTACCTATCGAAAGCGAGAGATGACACCTTCATCTTTCAGAGTTTGAGAATCAAGACGCCCCCCCCCCTCTCCGCCTCTCGCCATTTGCAGCAAGTTGCAACTTCACAAACTAGCAACGGCTAACGGAAGGGGCAAAGTGGGGCGATAAGCTGAGCTATTCTGTTAAATAATTGGCTGCACAGGGAGCAGATCACTTGTGTTTAAGTGGGCCTAATCAGACTCGTCGACTCAATCCTGCTTTTACTAAGCCGGAAATAGTAAAGGCTCTGTTGCAACTCTGTCAGTCATTGGCTTGATACAGGGCCTAATTTACGTGCTCCGCAGCAGGAAAGGTGAGACTCCCTGACAAGTCTCTTACGATATGTTTGGATCCATGTTTATGAGACACACTATGCTGGTTTTTTTCTAGATAGCAGCTCACTTCCAGAATAGAAGAAAATTATGGACATACTCGGGGTCTGACGTATGAGGAAATGTTCGATGCGAGCACCCCGCTGTTCAGGCAGATAACGGTGAATTCGTGGAAGATATAATTGTTTCCAAGCAAGTTGATTCACTGCCTTGGCAATGTATGCTGTGGAGTACTGCTGTTTCAAGAATGTCCAGCAAATGGTAGCACCTACTCCCAGGAGGCACAGAGAAGGCTGTTACAGATCGACGAGTCTCATGTATATTCATTGCAGAAAACATATAGCACCCTGGAGTGTGATCAACTTGACTCTTGATTCAATGGGAGCGGCTTCTGTCAAGTAATTATCAGAGAAAGAGTTGAATTCGAGGGTGATTCTATTGCAAAATGCGGTACTTTTCGGTATTTTACCTACATCATACAACATGTACGTACCAAGGCAAAATATCCCGTGACCTCTGCCCAACCCAAAATCAGCTGGTGGCCAAATAGAGGACCCATCTTAATCCCCCAAGATGCTACCTCTTACTTCCGTACTGTACAGTTCTTTACCCACCTGAGCAAGCACACGACTGTACCTAAATTATCTACCACTACTCCGTGCATACATTGGTACCTGTTAGTTTATCTACTAGGTACTGCCACCATAGGTACGGAGAGCGGAGTAGACAACTAGTCACCTTTATCAAATAATCTGACTAGTCCATAAGTCCTTTCGATTTGAAGGGGACTTCTCTACTACTCTACCTACTCCCGCTAAAAACTCACTAACCCAAAGAATCGCTGCCTCGACTTACTTTTGttccctttctctccctctgcttccctctcttcctttAATCTCCACTAATTCCTCCTCCCTACCCATCCAGTCCTCaccttcgtcttcgtctcACTGAAACGTCTCCCACtctcatctgtctcttcatctcttctttttctttaaCTACACTTTGATATTTCTCCCCTCTTTCGTATCAGAAAGTTCGACATAACTCTGAAAGCGCCGTATTTCTCCTCCCCTTTAGCTACCGCGTCACCTCAGGTTCAACAGCAACTCTCCTCCCCAGGATCCGAACAAAGTCTTCACTCATACGTAACTTCGAGTCCAGTGCGGTGGTCGAACGGCCGCGTGAGAAACTACGAAAGACAGGGATTTTCGCTTCGCTAGGCGTGGTCGAGCACCAGCTTCCACGCGCGACTGCTGGTGGTTTCGACTACTACGAGTATTCTCTGTCCGCCACGGCCTCCGAAAATGACGATCGGAACACCCAGCAATCGATTACTACCGCTATGAGTGATGTTGATGCAGTGTCCTCCTTGCCAGCTGCCCTGCGTGCCGGACAAAATGCTACCGCTGTCACGGTGAACCCCCGGTCTGCTTCTGGTTCACTGTCTTCCAAGAGGGTCTCTCCGTCGCCCCATCGCAGAGGAGATAATGCTCGCGTCAAGGAGGTTGATTCTGCGTCAGGAGAAGGGGATGGCCCGCCGAGCCCCAAGGCTGACTCGGAAGCAGAAACTATCATCCAGTCGGGCCGCGAGTCGCTGTCGCCAGAAAAGAGACGGAAGTATATTCAACATGAGCCAAGGCGACTTGACGTTCAAGTTGACAACAGTGACACTGTGGGGAACAGTGCACTACCTGATGACACACACATTAGGAAGAGAAACCGATCGATCGATGAATCCATCGCGGAACGCGACCGTGGATTCTCCCCGGAACTCCATTATCGAACAGCCATCTCCCCATCACATGTGAAAATCGAGAAGGCAGAGGAACTACAGCCCGCCCTAAATGATCTTCATTCCGCTCTGCCTTCACATAGCACGGAGGCTGTCCCCGGTGGGCAGAACGTCCACAGCTCACGAAAGCGTAGCCATAGCGATGGTGTCGACAGTGAGAGGGACAGGACTCAACTTAGCCGCCACACAACCGCCTCCCGCGACAAAGAGCGAAGGGATATCAACGGCATCAGTCTACCTCCACCAGAGTCGATCGATCGCTCAGTCTCGCCTATTCGGTCGGCTCACAAGCGAACAGCTTCCGGTCCGCAGCTTGGGGGCAGTGACTtgcaaaaaaaaaggaagacTACTACTCCACTCATCACTGGATTTCAACGGCAAAGCTCTGAGGACAGGCTGTCGGTTTCGTCTTCAACTAGTGGCTCTCCTCTACCCAGCTCTCAACTCCGGAAATTAGCCGGTGTCGACGGCGCTTCAGCATCTCCCGCTAGGCCAACGGGTCACAAGAAACAGCGTGACCAAAATGGCCGAACACGTCTAGCACGTGCCTGTGCGGCTCAGGAACTGGAGGCAGCAATGGCGAGGCATGCAGAACGCCCGGAAGATTTGAATGTGGCCGACAATGCGGGAAATACTCCCCTCCAAATTGCTGCCCTCGAAGGGTGTGCGCCGATTGTGAAAtttcttcttgaagctgGCTGTGACATCGACACGAAAAACATTGACAAAGATACTCCTTTAATTGATGCCGTCGAAAATGGTCACTTGGAAGTCGTCAAGCTCTTACTGGAGGCGGGCGCAAATCCTCGCACGGTCAACGCGGAAGGTGATGAGCCGTATGATTTGGTCCCATCCGACTCGGAAGACTATGCAGAAATCCGCCGTGTACTTGCAGAGGCTAAAGCCAATCCCCGGCCGGGTCGTCGTTCCGAAGAGCGTTCTGGTTCCGCAAATAAGGAGATAAGCTCAAAAAGGGTTGCTGCTTCAAGCCCGCGCAATTCCCCCCCGGTGAATGTACCTCGTAGCCCCCCTCTATTCGGGGCCACTACGAGGCGAAAGACTGTGCGAAGTGAAGCCACACGAAACGACCTACTCTGGACCAAAGCTACACCCGAGAATCTGCAAGCATTTGCTGCAAAAGGTGATATTGCGGGAGTTGCCAACATTCTCAACGTTGGGCAAAAAGCCGACACCGAGTCGATGATAGCTGCAGCCAAGGGCGGTCATGATGAGGTACTGTCTCTGTTGCTTGGGATGGGCGACGCGGATCCGGATCCTGAGCCACTTCATGGAGGAAACCAGAAACCCGGCTACAATACACCCATGCTTGCGGCGATCGGCCGAGGTAACCTTGCTGTCATACGCTTGCTGCTGGATCAGCCCAAATTCAATCCGACACGCCGACTTTACCGTGATCGTACCTACTTTGAGTTATCGCGAGAACGGAGAGCTGACAACTGGGAGGAGGAATATGATTTGCTGAGAGAGGCCTATGATAATTACATTAGAGCCAAGCGcctgcgcaagcaggaggCTTCTTCACCGAAACGACCGCGCGACAGGGAGAAGGAAAACAAGCGGCCGGGCCGCAGACACTCCCCGTCGCCCGCGGTTTCTTCCAGGAAGGCCGTAGCAAGTCCAGGCGCCGGTCACCACCGAGAGCTCTCTTCCAAAGATGCTGCTACAtcgaaggaaaagaaacgGGAGGGTGTAACTCACTTAAAGGAGAGATCCGGATCCAGTACCAATCGCCCCAGAATAGCCCACAAGGGCAGTGACAATGCGGCGGACGCCGATGGGTTTCGGGTGGAATCCGCTCAGTCCAAATCATTAGCAACGCTTACCAGAGATGAGGAAGCTCCCAGGAGAAGGCGTTTGATTGCAGGGCGCCCTCCACAGGATCGCGATCGCAGAAGACCCAGCATACCATCTTCTGATTCCCTGTCAGGCCTTGAAGACTCTGCTAAATCCCGGATCGATCCTTCTACCGAAGCTACGACAGTCCCGACTGGGCCGGTGGTCTTGAAACGCGGACGCAGTAGCGCAAGTCCCGAACGCCCCCGTTCTCGTGGTGCAGATTCTGACCACCACTCACGCGAAGgccagaaaaagaaacgacGTGTTCTATCTGAAGACAGGACGCCAAGCATTTCCAATGGTGGATTGAAGAAAAGTCACAGCAACGGCATAGCGGAGGATTCCAAAGCCGATGTTCGGCTGAAGAAAACTGAAGTTCAATCCTTGGAGTGCGAGCGTGATCAGCAGGTTGATAGTACACCGCACACGGCGACCGACTCAAGAGCTGtgaagaaagagggagaaaggCAGGATGTAGGCCACCTGGCTGATATTCCCATGGAAGATGCGAAGACTGTCGCCAAGAGATCCGAGTCTGAAGAACGGCGCCGGGAAGAGGCGAAAAGGGCCGAAAAAGAGCGTATCGCGGAAGAAGAGCGTCTTGCAGCTGAAGCGGAGAAGGCTCGCTTggcaaaggaagaggaagaacgaGCTGCCCGTGTGGCGCGCGAAAgggccgaggaagaggagcgcAAACGGAAGGAGGCCGAGCAAAGGCGGATCAAGCAAGCCGAGgatgagctgcagaagagacTAGAACAAGAAAGACTGCGCCTTGCGAAATTACGGAGggagcaggaagagcaggagcagcggcGTCGCGCTGCACTTCCTAGTCGGCTTCGTGTTGCTGCTCATCTCATCGGCTCCAATGACCCGCGAGCGCGGAGTCATGCCTGGCTGAAGAGGTTCATGCCCGTTGTTACTGCATTCACAAAACAACTGGATCCTTCATGTGATACCAGCGTCGCTGACGAGAGATGGGTTCCAAACTACCTGGTGGCACCTTTATTAGCGACCAATGATCTCCAGCTGTCCCAATACACCAGTTGGGAGAAGCGTAATGCGACTCCCACTCAGCGGGAGAATCTGTGGCGCGTCACCCGTCGGATGCTGGTTCAGGGAGATGATATGGACTTCATGAATTCCTCGTTTGGGCAGATCATGCAGAAGGATTGCGAAACACGACCGAAATACTTTGACATGGAACATGTATTTTGGGTTAAAGTAAGTCATTTTCCTTTGCGACCGTCCTTCATTGTGCCTCAGAATCAGTTCAATCACTGACATGGTAACCAGCTTTCCGACTTCATGGACCTTGTCCCTCATGTTCCGCATCTTCATGGTCTTGACATTCAATTTCTCAGAATGCACATTGACCAGGAGCCGTCTACAGCAGCACCTCTCCTGGAATCAGCGCAGCCCAACGGGCACGGGCCCGAATATGCCCATCTTGATAATATTCATGGATTTCCTACTGGGATACCCGGGCTTACCAACGGATATGGCCATTCACGGCCAAGTACATACGTTTAGTGCCTTtgtgcttttctttttctctcatcGCGGCGATCATCGAGCATAGCCTTAAATGTACAGATGGCTTGATTCCTCGGTTGTATGACTATGATACCTCTTACTATTGATGTGACGTGAGATGTGATGTGTGATGTCTCTTTGTTCGGATAACAGACCCTTGGATAGAGTCCATGATGCGAGTTCATCGCTCAATACTCGGCATTTCCCTCTTGAAAGTATGCCGTAGTACATCCAGTCTTTCACTTAATTTAGTTTAGTTTGCTTATTCATGGACTACACAAATCCGTGAGTATGAGTCACGTGATTGTGGATACAGCATAAGCGCTAAGGCGGTAGGGCACAATCCAAAAAATAGGCGAAGTGATCCCCAAATTTTTACCGCCCGCACACACTCAAACAACAGCTCAACTGATCATCTCCACGCACTCTTTGAGGATAATCCGACATTTGATATCAAACGTCAGAAATACCACCAATCAAAATGGTACGTATGAGCTGAACCAGATGTGGCAATTTTCTGCAATCCAAAGACGAAAGTGAAGCCATCGCAagtgagcggaggggaaACTTGGGCAACACCAAGGAGGATATCATAATGCTCTGTCGGGAACGTTGCGGTCAAGCACAACCTTTTAAGGGGAACCTTCGCTCTGATGATGTCCTTCGCTACTCGAGTCCGCGCGTACCGCATCAAACCATCCAAGACAAGAGCTAACGATGAACCATAATAACAGTCggacggagaagagaccATGTCCAACCCCCCCGTTGCCGCTGCCGATGAGGTCGAGGTTTCCGCTGATGCCGGCGCCGGCGGTCAGATGTCCGTCCTCGATGCTCTGAAGGGTGTCCTCCGCATTGCTCTGATCCACGACGGTCTTGCCCGTGGTCTCCGCGAGGCCGCCAAGGCCCTCGACCGCCGCCAGGCTCACATGTGTGTCCTCAACGAGGGctgcgaggaggaggcctaCAAGAAGCTCGTCATTGCTCTGTGCTCTGAGCACAAGATCCCCCTCATCAAGGTCCCCGATGGAAAGATGCTGGGCGAGTGGGTCGGTCTCTGTATGTATTCCCCTTATCCCTTTTTGTGGCGGGAAACATCGGACGTGGCCTGGGACTAATGGTTGTTTCTGTGACTAGGCCAGCTTGACCGTGAGGGTAACGCCCGCAAGGTCGTCAACTGCTCGTGCGTTGTCGTCAAGGACTGGGGTGAGGAGTCCCAGGAGCGCTCCGTCCTCCTCAACTACTTCCAGACTGAGCAATAAATGCACTGCCGCTGCGATGCGCTTTAGCGGATGGGATGTGATGTGTGATGGGCACGGAAATGGGGTGGTTTGaaggggagggggagctCCTGGTTTCGTGACTAATGGGCCTGGGGCTCGGGCTCTTCTTCCCCGTCCTCGATACGTGATCCATTCACTTCGGATTCACATTTATCTAAGGTCAACGGACTAATGGAATGAAGAATATTCATGATCAATGAGTGCTGCTTGAATCTTGAGTATCAGATGTAGCCTTGAAAGCCGTAGATGTGATGCTTCTATGTCCATTCAGATACATCAAGTAACCGTCAACCATAGGCACCGGACTCGCAGACTCATTCCGAGCCAAACCAGCACGGGAAAGCCCCCTGAAAGGCAAATGTATATACTAACTCCCTATGTCCCCTAAATCGAGGATTTCGAGCAAAGCGAAAACTCCAGAGCTATGCGAAAGCAAAACATAACCACCCAAGCCAACGGCCAGCGCCAAAGAGCAAGTAGAGCATATCAAAAGCGAATTGTCGGGGGCAAGGTGCCTCTGGGGCACACCCGACCCAAAACTACCTAAAGTCGTAAGAAGGACGaaccatcttctccgtctctgGCTTCAGTGACAGCTGCTGATACGGTGAGCTTCCCGGGTCGTAATAGAGGCCTTCAATGTGCCCAGTATCTCGACGAAGAGAGATATAGTAGAATCCTGAGATTGTGAGGCCCTGGCGGGCGTCGGTGGGAGTGATGAAACAGCGTTCTGTACCGTCATCAGCACAAACCATAAACAGATTGGAGAGGTGTTGAAAGATCAAATACACACCTTTCCACCGCATCAAAATCCACCGCTTGGATAGTTCTTCGGTAATCCATTTCCTACTCACAAGGTTCCTTGTCATCTCGTCGTCTGTTAAGTGCTTGAATGGTTGCAGCTCGCGCCAGTAGGTACTGTCGGTTTCAGCGTCGGACTTGAAATTTTTCGTCTCAAGAGTGTGAGTGTTGAAGTCTATAATTTCCCCCTCCAGAAAGGTGACAATATGTGCATCGTGAGATGGCGAAGTCTTATCAGGAATGTTGTAGGCTTCCATTGTACCTGAAAGTGTCATCTCTTGATAGTTGATATTGTGAATGGTGACTTTGACCGGCCAATTCTCATCCTTCCCTATTCCAAAGCTGGGGATATTATTGTTGGCCAAGTATCGTCGCCCGCTTGTCGTATAAACACTAATGCGGCCATTATCGCTGCCATTGACGATCACTGGTTCGGTGGCTGGATGAGAGGTTGGCCCACGGTGCGCGAAAATCGAGCTGGGAGTGCATGCTGCCATCTGTGAGCCTTTAAAAACCATACCTGGACGTAGCCAGGAAcatggcggcggtggtgcaATTGATGTAGTATCCAGGATGAAATCATCCTCGTCCCAGGAGAAATCGAGTTGAGCAAAGCCACCTGCGGCAGCTGATGAAAGACTTTCTTCAAAGGAGGTCGAATAGCGCAACCGGTCGAGATATGTAATAATTTCCTTCAAGCGCGGGCTGGGAGGATGATCCATATGCAGCTGCCGATGAGCGTTGGCACGAGCGCGCACATCGCCGTGAGTTGAAATCCGGCTGGATTCCCCTCGACTACTGGGTATGAACCGATATGCGCGTGAAGTCGAGGACTGAGTCGCTCGTTCCCTGCCATCTTCTGAATCCTGGCTGGTACGCTCCCGGTCCAAAAGATAGTTGTGTAATGTCCGCGTCCTCGAAAGGCGCGGCTGTCGTCTAACCGACTGCAACAGAGCTTCGGCCGTGGCGAGAGTTGTGTCGTCCATTCGGTGTCTACTTCTCTCTGAAGGCTCAACGGGGATTGGAAGGGGGCTTCGTCCGGTCACATCGCGTCGTGCGTGGCGCCTCGACGTCGCATTGCGATCCGAGAGTCTGCCAAACCAAGAGGAGGCACTGTTGGGATCCTGCAGGGGTTCGTAAACCAaatcatcctcgtcatcctcgtcggaGCCTGGGGCCCAGCCGTACAGCGACCGAATGTTGGAGACACGACCTTCATAGTTCGGCATATTCGTCGGTTCCTCTCGTGGTCGACGCCCTATAGGATGACGACTGATTTCCACGGACATACGCACTCCAGTCGACTCGTCCAATTCCATCGGATCAGACTCGAACTCGGATAGTATTTGGTGCCGTCGGCGACGTTGCCGacttgaggaagaagacctgTGAGGTGAGCGGACTCGAGAACGAAGGAAAATCACGTTGTCATCATGAGCGTCATGCGAGGCGGCCGCTGGGAGAGTAAGGACAGGGGTTGAGACAGCGCTCAACTGTTGGAGAGATGATGCGAATACAGGCGGGGGAGATCGAGCAGAGTTTCCTTGCTGTCCGAGAACGCAAATCAGTGAGTACAGATGGCGAAAAGAAGACGCAAAATGTCAAAACTAAAGCAGCCCAGGAACGAAGGCCAGGACATGAAATCGTGCCACGTGCAGGATAGTGGAGTTGATCGGGAGCAAGATGTCACAGGCAGACGAGGCACAGGGCATAGACCCTCTGATAGACTCTCGAACAAACGCAGGCACTTACCGAGGGGGTATTTTCTGGGGGCATGGTCCTCTAGATCAGCCCTGTGGAGGTTGACAGACCTGCCGTTGACCTATGGATTGCGCACGGAGACTGGAACGGGGAAAcggaagacgatgaggatgattggAAGGATGATGAGGTGGACGAGGCATGCGAGCCTCTCTTGATGTTGGAATGACTGGCAGTTTacagcgaggaagaggtgcTTTGAAATAGTGATAGATCGCGATGAATTAAATGGACCTGAGGAACGAATGACTGGGACTTGATGTGAAGGGCGATCAGGAAATCTCCGTATTTTGCCTCGTTTTCCCTTTTCGGATTTCCCCTCAGCCGACAGTTTCCATCATAACTCCAAGTAACGATTAGCAGTtgggtacggagtacctttGGAGGTGAAAGACTTCAGATAGCCCAAAACTGAAATGACGAATTATGCAGGAATGCCTGGCTGCATGATTGTTGCCAGTGACCTAATTGTCGACGTTGTTGCTGGTTTGCAGcaaagtactccatactggTGGATAGGAATCA
The DNA window shown above is from Aspergillus fumigatus Af293 chromosome 1, whole genome shotgun sequence and carries:
- a CDS encoding putative histone deacetylase complex subunit (Hos4), producing MSDVDAVSSLPAALRAGQNATAVTVNPRSASGSLSSKRVSPSPHRRGDNARVKEVDSASGEGDGPPSPKADSEAETIIQSGRESLSPEKRRKYIQHEPRRLDVQVDNSDTVGNSALPDDTHIRKRNRSIDESIAERDRGFSPELHYRTAISPSHVKIEKAEELQPALNDLHSALPSHSTEAVPGGQNVHSSRKRSHSDGVDSERDRTQLSRHTTASRDKERRDINGISLPPPESIDRSVSPIRSAHKRTASGPQLGGSDLQKKRKTTTPLITGFQRQSSEDRLSVSSSTSGSPLPSSQLRKLAGVDGASASPARPTGHKKQRDQNGRTRLARACAAQELEAAMARHAERPEDLNVADNAGNTPLQIAALEGCAPIVKFLLEAGCDIDTKNIDKDTPLIDAVENGHLEVVKLLLEAGANPRTVNAEGDEPYDLVPSDSEDYAEIRRVLAEAKANPRPGRRSEERSGSANKEISSKRVAASSPRNSPPVNVPRSPPLFGATTRRKTVRSEATRNDLLWTKATPENLQAFAAKGDIAGVANILNVGQKADTESMIAAAKGGHDEVLSLLLGMGDADPDPEPLHGGNQKPGYNTPMLAAIGRGNLAVIRLLLDQPKFNPTRRLYRDRTYFELSRERRADNWEEEYDLLREAYDNYIRAKRLRKQEASSPKRPRDREKENKRPGRRHSPSPAVSSRKAVASPGAGHHRELSSKDAATSKEKKREGVTHLKERSGSSTNRPRIAHKGSDNAADADGFRVESAQSKSLATLTRDEEAPRRRRLIAGRPPQDRDRRRPSIPSSDSLSGLEDSAKSRIDPSTEATTVPTGPVVLKRGRSSASPERPRSRGADSDHHSREGQKKKRRVLSEDRTPSISNGGLKKSHSNGIAEDSKADVRLKKTEVQSLECERDQQVDSTPHTATDSRAVKKEGERQDVGHLADIPMEDAKTVAKRSESEERRREEAKRAEKERIAEEERLAAEAEKARLAKEEEERAARVARERAEEEERKRKEAEQRRIKQAEDELQKRLEQERLRLAKLRREQEEQEQRRRAALPSRLRVAAHLIGSNDPRARSHAWLKRFMPVVTAFTKQLDPSCDTSVADERWVPNYLVAPLLATNDLQLSQYTSWEKRNATPTQRENLWRVTRRMLVQGDDMDFMNSSFGQIMQKDCETRPKYFDMEHVFWVKLSDFMDLVPHVPHLHGLDIQFLRMHIDQEPSTAAPLLESAQPNGHGPEYAHLDNIHGFPTGIPGLTNGYGHSRPSTYV
- a CDS encoding 40S ribosomal protein eS12, producing the protein MSNPPVAAADEVEVSADAGAGGQMSVLDALKGVLRIALIHDGLARGLREAAKALDRRQAHMCVLNEGCEEEAYKKLVIALCSEHKIPLIKVPDGKMLGEWVGLCQLDREGNARKVVNCSCVVVKDWGEESQERSVLLNYFQTEQ
- a CDS encoding GID4/VID24 family protein: MPPENTPSQGNSARSPPPVFASSLQQLSAVSTPVLTLPAAASHDAHDDNVIFLRSRVRSPHRSSSSSRQRRRRHQILSEFESDPMELDESTGVRMSVEISRHPIGRRPREEPTNMPNYEGRVSNIRSLYGWAPGSDEDDEDDLVYEPLQDPNSASSWFGRLSDRNATSRRHARRDVTGRSPLPIPVEPSERSRHRMDDTTLATAEALLQSVRRQPRLSRTRTLHNYLLDRERTSQDSEDGRERATQSSTSRAYRFIPSSRGESSRISTHGDVRARANAHRQLHMDHPPSPRLKEIITYLDRLRYSTSFEESLSSAAAGGFAQLDFSWDEDDFILDTTSIAPPPPCSWLRPGMVFKGSQMAACTPSSIFAHRGPTSHPATEPVIVNGSDNGRISVYTTSGRRYLANNNIPSFGIGKDENWPVKVTIHNINYQEMTLSGTMEAYNIPDKTSPSHDAHIVTFLEGEIIDFNTHTLETKNFKSDAETDSTYWRELQPFKHLTDDEMTRNLVSRKWITEELSKRWILMRWKGVYLIFQHLSNLFMVCADDGTERCFITPTDARQGLTISGFYYISLRRDTGHIEGLYYDPGSSPYQQLSLKPETEKMVRPSYDFR